ACAGTGCCAAGACATGGACAATGTACAAACTTCTCCCTATGCTTGTGCTAAATAACCCAGCATTGTACATGATTGAAAATGGAAAAGGACTCAGAAAAAACTCATTGTTTATGTGCTAGGATAATTTATTATATACCCGGCAAAAGCATTAATGAAGAGCCATCCAAGAGCTTTCTTGTCCAATTCCTTCCACTTCCCACTGCAGATTTGGCATTTATTTAAAACAATGGTAGCAGCCTAGTTTATTTCCACGAAAAATATGTTTCTTCTAAACTATAAGGGAAATATTCTCACCTTTCGAAAATTAGAGCAAATGGAAAGATGAACAAGGCACCTAAAAAACTTCGGTAGAAGAGCAATGAGAAAACAAACATCCCCCCATCAACCGCAACCTTGCCCAGCAATATAGTTCCTGTGTTGAAGAGCTCAACGAATACAACGCATAGAGCTGGCTTCCATCCTGTTTAATGCTTTGGAGAACTGTATTAGAAGTACTTAATATTTTTAATATCGCATAACCTCACAATATATGTGGAAATTTTCCCCTAaacataaaatttgaccaaaggGCCAAAAAATCAAGAATACAAACTGTTGTCACTGTGTCATTTTTTTTGAGCGAATCAGCAGGGGAGCCCCCTACTgtttttttcatatatataaaataaaaaataaatacaatttAAAATTAACTATGTGGACTTCATGCACGTGGTCCTACTAAAAAATTGAACTAGAATTGAAGGCACACTGGGTGGACCAAAAATAAATTCTGTTAGAATTGAAGACCACACATGTATTTGATGAAATGAATGGATATAGAATTTATATTTGCCAGATCTAAGACAACATACGCACAATTTTATTTGAAAAAGGAACGAAATAGTACCAGACTTTCATCTATCCACACAGCACACCATTATTCATACTAGGATAAAGCAAGTGCCAAAGTGTACTATATTAATCAGACTGACAGATGGATTTTCGATTTTAGGGTTTTTTGTTCTTCTCGAACTATTGTACTTCTTTGTATATTCAGTTGACTGCTTCACGATACTTGAGAAATACGCACACAAACTCAAGAACCAAATCCAACTGCCAGAGGCCCAAGCATATTTGGACTTGACACTCGCCATCAGGAGAAAGGTTGCCCAAAGGAAACAGCTCAACAACAGATTAATGCTTCTGCTGAACTAACTAGGATGTAAGAAAATCTCTAATTGTAAAATTAGAGGATGTTTTCATATTGATTTTAAAGATTCATATTGAATCATTTTCTGCTCCCAGCTCAAAGGAAAATCAGATCACTAGCAGAAACTGAAGCCTTGTATAAGAAACATAATGAGAACAGCGCATGTAGTTTATAGCGCTAGTACGGACAGTTCCAATCCCAACAGAAAACTACAGTCTTTAGAGCAGTAAAATGAACTCGTACTCCGTACCAGAATACCGGAcacaaaagacaaaagaaaatgagagagccaaaaaaaaaaaggtagcaTGTAAACAGAGGAAGTCATAAGCCCCTGGATAATGTCATCAGTCAGCAATACTTGGAAGATTAAAAATAGCAAGAAACACCAAGGTATTCACAATCTCACGAAACTCATGCTACTCCTTATATTAGAAAGAAAAACTCATGCTACTCAAATGTCTGCGTACAGTATATCATTTACAGAACGACAAGTTTGcacaaacataaataaaatcaaaattGTGATGGGAAACGAAGTGTGGACAGCTCATTCATACACCCTAGTAGTTTTATAAATTACCATCACAAGGCGTTAATGTTATTGGTAGGGCTTTCCGACACTGAAACAAAGTCAAAGGGACTTGTACTAGAAATTAGAAATCCGCttctagaaaaataaaatgaacaaACATAAGTTTATATAGACAGTCTCCAGGAACTTTGGACAATGCTGAAGTTTCTATCATTAAGAAACTGAGTGGCATCGCAGAGCGCAAAAGAAAATCTAGAGAAACTTCCATCCATCCATATCACAAAGAAGCAAAGAAAACATGATCTTGTTAACAAGACCGACAAACAACTCAGCTAAAAAGAGGGCAGTCACATGCGTTTTTTCGCGATTTGTAGCATAGATCTATTATTGAAAGCAAATACGAAACTTGATAAGAGGAAAAGGGCAGatgaagaaaggaagaaacaaaaactGAGTTTGCATAGTCGAATTGCATCGAAAATACCGGAGTTAGATTCAGCTGGCGGCCTGGACGCCTGAGACGCGCGCTGCTCGTTGGGCTCCGCCATGCCGTCGGCGAACGAAGACAGAGTAGTCGATCTGGGGTTTGTGTAGCGGAGAGTAGATTTAATATACACAGCCTCCGAAAGTTTAGTTCCAGCGTTTATTCTCTTTGGTCTGTCTTACAAAAACTTTTCGTTTGAGTTGTACAGACCTACCTAAATACTACATGCTAGCTAGTTCCAGCGTTTATTCTCTTTGGGAGCGCCTGACCGGGCGGCTGAAAAGGAGCCATAATTCTATACCTAAAACAGAGTTTGTTGGAGATATTTCTGTTCCGAACAACCTCAGGAACGGTCTCCATCTCCGTCTCCATATTTGTTCTCTTTCGTCGCGCCCGGAGCTGGGGCCAGCTGCGTTATGGGCCCTTCAGTAGGCCCTCCTTGTATGGCTCAGCCGAGATAAGCTACCCTGCGTCGGCAAACTTTTCATTGCCCTGGACGGCCGCCGCATCTTCAGGTCGTCACAAGGTTAGCATGCCACCTGTTTTGTTAAGTATACATGATCGAGAATCCAGAATGATCTAGTTGTCGTGGTAGATTGGATTAGTTTGTATCCCTATCTCTAGGATtgtttataaaatgtataatcCATCTTGTACTCTATTAAAAAAATTCTGAGGCTCAATCTTATGTTATCGTATCTTACACATCTTGTACGCGTGCTCCTAGTAGATGTCGGTGTACTTTGGTCGTTCAGTCTTACAAattaagtataagttcatactaTATATTTTTAAAGTATTGGACGTACTTGTTTACGTAGGGTATATATTTTGAATCTTGGAAATGCTAGCCGTTTGCAAATTAGGCCTGCTCCAGGCTTTGGGCCGGGTCAAAAGAAGCCGGGCCTTTTCTGCACTAGATTTTTGCTTGTAAGATTTTTGGAAACCACCTCGCACGCACGactgttcatcatcatcatgactCGTCTTCTCTCTCAAAGTCAGGAGACGTTGCGTACCATTTTCCACCAACTTCCACACCATACTATGTTCAATCATGGGGACGTTGATCACGTCATCAGCACAGACTCTATGTGTTCTCAAACTTCCCTGGCATATGGAAAATGCATGCACACATGAGTCACGTTTTTCTAGGTCCTCATCATATAACACACGTGGGGTTGAATGGCCAATTCCTTGTGGTTTATTTGTTCGTCGTGAGAATCTTGCTCTACAATAAAAGCCATGTGAAAAATTGTGCTTTCCTTCTGCCTAGGCTTCCCAAGTTATGGACGCATCAAAAGAACGGTAAGATCAACAAATGGCAATGAGTATGCCGACTTTTGCAGTATAATCTTCACAATATTGGAGAACTGGCCTTTGGTCCAAGACAAAAAAAATCTCCACACTACTAACAATATTATCAGGTTTAAAGGACACCCCTTGTACGCACTTTGGTACCGGTTGGTACTAAAGATTGGgccttttagtctcggtttctTTCTACCGGTTGTAAAACCGAGACTAAACAGGTTTTCTAGCCAGTACTAATATCCGGTTTTCCAGTAGTGCCATATCCATATCTAAAGTACCAGAGGTCTAGTTGTTCACTGAGGGACTTATTGAACCATTAGCAATTTCATCGGTTGTTTCCATCCTCCACAGCCCTATAAACATTTGGTTGATTAACTCTTCACTGCACCCGACTGATCTATTCTTTCTACATGCCAATTTGTATAATTTGAGGGGTGATGTCCATCTCGAATACCTAGCCAAATATCCACTATAGTAGTAGTTGTTGGCCATGTAGACCCAATCATGGTTGTTTGGTGGTTGAGTACCACCATGAAAGTTTAAGTGGTGAGGACTAGCTTACAATCATTGCACTCTAAATGTAACACCTCTAGGTTAGCCCTTTTACATGAAACAAATACGAAAGTATAAAAGtgttggagatatgccctagaggcaatcatagagatgatgatattctattgtatccatgatttatattgtgttccttgaatattctttaaaggctacttgattgatttgcaattatgtgaattgtatgtgaaactctttacttgtatggttattctaaagttgtccctagtcggagttcatgtgaggacacacatgaatattagactagtacatgcattagttgatgactatgtttcacaagttatggacatggagatatcaaactaataatgtgggcacgtgtagagacatgtgctagaacCGACCCAACACGAGAtgtagttacatagttctctttacacaacgtgtacgctttgtccatagacctaagattgttcatgcactcaagatgtgaatcaacttacttaggggcagTCAAACGCTActccgtaactgggtagttataaaggtatctttcgggtttgtcaggaagcatgctgtgagccATGATATTGTTTAGGACTTGATTTGGAGTCAACTTGTCGAGCTTCTTCTCATAGATAATTGCCTTCACCAAATCATAGTCCGGCTTTAGAAGGCTATGAATGATCTTGCGATTGACTTCCTTATCATTAATGTTCTTCACACCTGAAGGATTGATCTTATTCACAAGAACATTTAAGCGTGAGTATGTTGGGGGTGCGCCTTAGGTGGACTAAGGCTAGGGACCCCCCTTATGTATAAAAGAGGCCCAAAATGGGAGCCTAAAGGCTTGTTTGTGAGGGTTAGGGACTCAGTTGTAACATCCAGGGATCTCTTTATAAAGTCCACGGACCTATTTATAATATCCGAGCCCACCAATGGAATTAATATAAAcagccatctcctcctccctataaatatagcCTTAGGGCTTGGAGGAGAGGAGTTTTGGCCATTTGATCATTTGGTTCACTTGTTCATTTGACTTGTTTCcttctttctccctctctcatATAACCTGTTCGGGATTCCTAATCTCAGCAGTTCCAACAGAGACGTTCACCGTGGTTTTGCACGAAACAAAAACTCACGATTACCACAACAGAAAAGGATCCTCCAAAAGATCAAGAGTGCAAGGCATGATTGTTGGCACCGTCATTGTCATCTCATCACCCTCGATGGTGATTTATCACTTTTGAGCAACGCAAACCGCACAGAAAGCTGCAATCATTACCCTCGAGGCTCCACCACCACCGATAAAAGCTACTGTACGTCCAAGTCATGGTGCGAGGTTCCAGCACAAAGCCCATACACAATCAGTAGTTGAGAGTGCTCATTTAACCAACGAAGTTCCTATGGCTGTACACAATCCGAGCACGGAGTTAGGCTGCACCCTCGAATGATGAACCAGGCAATGAATATTGCAATTGACCCAGGACCCTCGGCATTTTGATGGACAATGGTCTTTGAAGAACCCTCACGGCAACCTCGAACCTTGTCGACAACCTCAAACCCTGGCGGCAAGAGCTGAACCCTCGAGGCTGCTAGAACCCTCGCAGCAAGCATGGAAGCTACCGGCAAGCTTGGAACCTCGCAAGTCAAGCTGTTCCCGGAATCTCCGCGAGCCAAGCTGTGGAACCTTGCAAGTCAAGCCGTGCTCAGAACCTCCGTGTACCATGCGGCAACAACCCTCGCGGCAAGCATCGAAGCTGCTAGTTCCCAGGTACAAGAACCCTTGCAGCAACAAGCGCACCGTACCTCGCGGCAAGCGACGATCTCCACGGCAAGCTCAAAGCGAGGCTGCCACCGTCGAGTAGTCAACCATCGAGCTAGGGTCCCCTGGTGTGCCTAACCGAGGCAGTAAATGCTACATTGCCTTCGATCGGTGAACCAGATAAGCAACCATGGTTTTTGTTTCACCAATTTAATTAACATTCTCAAGTATTTAACCCATCTAATGTCATGTTGCTATTCTTTAGAAAATACACTTTAACTCTAGAACCCTCGATGCTTCCGTATAGTCCTCTCTATGCCAGGAAGTTGTCAACATGCAGTTTACCACAACCAGtccacatgcatgcatccgCGGACAGGCAAATCATCGGAGCTACCAAGTCAGACATCGACTCAGCGAGGTTGCTGGGCAAAAAAACTCATCGGAGCTACCAAGCAAGCATCCACTGCCATGTCACAGCATCGAAGCTGCTAGCAAGGTCCACCGCTCACCATTACTGCTGGGCAGCGAGGCTGGCGGCAAGCTAGGCGACGAACTTTCATGACAAACACGAATCTCCACGGTGAGCTCGAACCTCCGTGACGAGCGCCAACCTCGATGAAAACCTCTCCGTGGCAAGCTGGAGTAAATGCTCGCGTCATCCCGGAAGCAGGTGAAACTACTGCATCAGTTTCGACCAATCTGCGCAGGCAACCAGCGCTAGACCAGATAAGTACCCTCAGCTTTTTGATACATCTCTTTCATATAAGCTACGAGGCCAAGTATCTTGGTGACTAACAAGACCTCTTTATGTATCATTGCTTGAGCTCACAGCTAATTAAATCTAGTTTCGAAGCTACTGACCTTGACAGAACGCCAGCTAGTTTTACATAGGTTGTGCGCACCGCATTGTTGTCATGCTTCAGTCACTAACCCCTATGTTTGCAGGGTGTATTCTTTATAACACCTTATTTATTATCAATCTTTATCATGTTCGCATCCTATCATCTCTTTTTAGCTCTGTTATTCCCCAGCTAAGTTAATTTGACACAATGAAATTAACCCCTCTATGGAGGTTATTCTACTTACAAGAATGCAACTCGAGGCTACCACCAAGCttcgattaaaaaaaaaacttcatcaGGCAAAGAGCCACAGGAAGCCGTGTGGGCATCTCCACACACAAGTTTACGGTCTAAGCATGTCCAGCATTGTCCAGCTACTATCGAAGCCGCATATTGTTTCTTATTCACCTGTACACAGTCAAGCATCACTTTAGATCACTTAGCTGATCGAAGCTGCCGGAGAGCAAGCCACTAATCAAAGCAAAGCAGCATGCCATTTTAGAGTGACTTGGACAATACGGCTCCGAGGGCATCCGCGCGCCATCTCAGTACAGCATCGAAGCTGCCAAGCACCACATGTTGACATCGAGGCTGCTATAAGCGACATGACAGCAAAACAAGAACCTCGGCAGCAAGCGCCGAACCCTCGCAACTAGACCCTCCGCAGCAAGCGCTGGACCCTTTCAGTTATCGTCGAAGCTGAACCCTTGCGGCATCGCGGGAGCAGAACCCTAGCAGTATCTCCAGAGCAGAACCCTCGCAGTATCTCCGAAGTTGAATCCTTGCCGTAGCTACCAAGCCAAGCATCTAATCCCAGAAGCTGCTGTATAACACGGCATCGAAGCTGACCCTCGTAACAAGAACCTCCGTGTAACCTATTAAAGAGTATAATGCCACGATTAGCCTTAATGCACTTTGGATCGAGGATAACGACCAAACCGAACGCAGCAACAaaacactggtagagaattggcctttagtcccggttggtagggtgcatatctctcggatatccatccgggataaaccaaccgggacaaaagggggggtctttagtcctgggtcttttaaccgggagtgaaggtccccctttagtcccggttggtgtcccggttggtgacaccaatcgggactaaaggg
This genomic window from Setaria viridis chromosome 8, Setaria_viridis_v4.0, whole genome shotgun sequence contains:
- the LOC117833860 gene encoding WAT1-related protein At1g43650 → MAEPNEQRASQASRPPAESNSGWKPALCVVFVELFNTGTILLGKVAVDGGMFVFSLLFYRSFLGALFIFPFALIFESGKWKELDKKALGWLFINAFAGYSLPMALYYYGLRDTPASYAVIFSSLTPLVTFVLSILLR